The genomic DNA GCTTTTAAGTACGGGATTAACGTACAGTGAATGTACATTACATTGTCACGACCGATGTCGCTCTTAATTTGACGGATTGCTTCTAAGAATGGTAGAGACTCGATATCACCAACAGTTCCACCGATTTCTGTAATAACAACATCCGCATTTGTTTCACGGCCAGAACGATATACGCGCTCTTTAATTTCGTTAGTAATGTGAGGAATAACTTGAACTGTTCCTCCTAAATATTCACCGCGACGCTCTTTTTGAAGAACTGAAGAGTAAATTTTACCTGTTGTTACGTTGCTGTATTTGTTTAAGTTAATGTCGATAAAACGCTCATAGTGACCAAGGTCTAAGTCAGTTTCTGCGCCATCATCTGTTACGAATACCTCACCGTGTTGGTATGGGCTCATAGTCCCTGGGTCTACGTTAATGTATGGATCAAACTTTTGAATCGTTACATTTAAACCACGATTTTTTAAAAGTCTTCCAAGAGATGCTGCTGTAATACCTTTTCCTAAAGACGATACTACACCGCCTGTTACAAAAATATACTTAGTCATGAAAAAGCTCCCTTCTATTTTGCTGTTATATAATCACCGTTGCAAAGCGCAACGTATGTAGATAACACTGTATCCATCTTATTGTTAGACTCTTTTTATTTTCTAAACAAAAAACAAAAAAGAAAATTGCTCCCCTCATCACATAAAGTAATAAGTAGGGAGCAATTTTCTTTTATATTTACACTTTAAAAGTATTATCGTCCTTTTTTAAAGAGCCCAAAAATGATTCTACATGGACGATAATGAAAAGTCAAGAACTACAGTTCTTCCTCTTCTTCTTCAGTTTCATCATACTCAAGTTCTTCTTCAGCGAAGTCGTCTTCTTCATCTTCTTCTAAATCATCAAGATCGTCGTCATCTCCGTCTTCTTCTTCAAGAACCTTGTCCAAATCTTCTACATCATCTTCTTCGTCTGCATTTCCGTCTGCATCGTCAAAGTCATCTTCATCTTCTTCAATGTAGTCGTCAAAACCGTCTTCTTCAACTTTACGTTTCTTCTTCGGTTTTGGCTGCGGTAAGATTTCTTCATCAATTTGCTCATATGGGTACCAGCTGCGTAGTCCCCAACGATTTTCTCCTAAATTAATGAAACGTCCATCGATGTTTAAGTCTGTATAAAATTGTGCGAGTTTCGCATTAACTTGCTCTTGAGATAGTCCCAGCACTTGAGCGATTTCTTG from Bacillus cereus G9842 includes the following:
- the rpoE gene encoding DNA-directed RNA polymerase subunit delta; the encoded protein is MNFKQYSPEELKECSMIEVVHSVLGDKRQATTFNELVQEIAQVLGLSQEQVNAKLAQFYTDLNIDGRFINLGENRWGLRSWYPYEQIDEEILPQPKPKKKRKVEEDGFDDYIEEDEDDFDDADGNADEEDDVEDLDKVLEEEDGDDDDLDDLEEDEEDDFAEEELEYDETEEEEEEL